Proteins encoded by one window of Thermococcus sp.:
- a CDS encoding 2-oxoacid:ferredoxin oxidoreductase subunit beta: MPEIYSKYPLIKYLRKEALPTALCPGCGGGTVLNAFANAVDQLKLDPKNLVVVSGIGCSAWIASPYFLADTLHTTHGRAIAFATGVKVGLPDKKVVVISGDGDLASIGGNHLLHAARRNIDITVILVNNFIYGMTGGQVAPTTPFGAKTTTTPYRNIEHPLKISETVAAAGASYVARWTTAHVYQLIESIKKALTVKGFSLVEVISQCPVQFGRRNSMKEPAEMLRWFLKNSVPISKARKMNEEELEGKFVIGEFVDRQRPEFVTELNKLIDDVQEHFGLKEV; this comes from the coding sequence ATGCCTGAAATCTACTCAAAATATCCGCTCATCAAGTACCTTAGGAAAGAAGCCCTCCCAACTGCCCTCTGCCCTGGGTGTGGGGGTGGAACGGTTCTCAACGCCTTTGCCAACGCGGTTGACCAGCTCAAGCTCGACCCTAAGAACTTGGTCGTTGTCAGCGGAATAGGTTGCTCTGCGTGGATAGCCTCACCCTACTTTTTGGCAGACACACTACACACAACCCATGGCAGGGCGATAGCCTTTGCCACCGGAGTTAAGGTCGGCCTTCCGGACAAGAAGGTCGTCGTCATAAGCGGAGACGGTGATTTGGCCAGTATAGGAGGAAACCACCTCCTGCATGCGGCAAGGAGGAACATAGACATAACGGTCATACTCGTCAACAACTTCATCTACGGAATGACCGGCGGTCAGGTGGCCCCTACAACGCCCTTCGGCGCCAAAACCACCACGACCCCCTACAGGAACATAGAGCATCCATTGAAGATTTCCGAAACCGTTGCCGCTGCCGGAGCGAGCTACGTGGCGAGATGGACCACCGCTCATGTCTACCAGCTCATCGAGAGCATCAAGAAAGCTTTGACCGTTAAGGGCTTCTCCCTCGTCGAGGTCATCTCCCAGTGCCCGGTGCAGTTCGGAAGGAGGAACAGTATGAAAGAGCCCGCTGAAATGCTCCGCTGGTTCCTGAAGAACAGCGTGCCGATAAGCAAGGCCAGAAAGATGAACGAGGAGGAGCTTGAGGGCAAGTTCGTAATCGGCGAGTTCGTCGACAGGCAGAGGCCCGAGTTCGTTACAGAACTCAACAAGCTCATCGACGATGTCCAGGAGCACTTCGGGCTTAAGGAGGTGTGA
- a CDS encoding 2-oxoacid:acceptor oxidoreductase subunit alpha, producing the protein MIIRGDEPEQIRLIKKLYKPDNYFMQGNEAVAYGAIFAGCRFYAGYPITPSSEIAETMARELPKLGGYYLQMEDEIGSIAAMVGASWTGLKVMTATSGPGFSLMQENLGYAVMTETPLVLVDVQRSGPSTGQATKGAQGDFFQARWGTHGDHPIIAVSPTSGQDAFWETIRAFNIAERLRTPVVMLFDGVLAHTRELVRIPDVEEVEITYRKLPANEEEAKLPFGDPHGDGVPPMPLFGHGYFTHVTGSTHKENGLRDVYTPEVHDRLVRRIHRKIEKNRDVYEKYEEHFIDDAEILVVSWGVTARPALGAVLKAREEGIKVGLFVPKTVHPFPGERMRELGKRVRAILVPEMNLGQMILEVQRFINDDVLLRGINKIGGVPLTVGEILREIRGVAHA; encoded by the coding sequence ATGATAATCCGCGGCGACGAGCCGGAGCAGATTAGGCTCATTAAAAAGCTCTACAAACCTGACAACTACTTCATGCAGGGGAATGAAGCGGTGGCTTACGGCGCAATCTTCGCGGGCTGTCGCTTCTACGCTGGTTATCCCATAACACCGTCGAGCGAAATAGCCGAGACGATGGCCAGGGAGCTTCCAAAGCTTGGAGGTTATTACCTCCAGATGGAGGATGAGATTGGAAGCATAGCGGCCATGGTAGGCGCCTCGTGGACTGGCCTCAAGGTGATGACCGCAACCTCTGGTCCGGGCTTTTCGCTCATGCAGGAGAACCTTGGTTATGCGGTAATGACTGAAACGCCACTTGTTCTTGTCGATGTGCAGAGGAGCGGGCCAAGCACTGGGCAGGCAACGAAAGGAGCGCAGGGAGACTTCTTCCAGGCCAGATGGGGAACACACGGTGACCATCCGATTATAGCGGTCTCACCGACCAGCGGGCAGGATGCGTTCTGGGAAACAATAAGGGCCTTTAATATAGCGGAGAGACTCAGGACACCTGTGGTTATGCTCTTCGACGGTGTTCTTGCTCACACGCGCGAACTCGTCAGGATTCCAGACGTTGAGGAAGTGGAAATTACCTATCGTAAGCTTCCTGCCAACGAGGAGGAAGCTAAACTCCCCTTCGGTGACCCTCACGGAGATGGAGTCCCACCTATGCCGCTCTTCGGTCACGGCTACTTCACCCACGTTACGGGCTCGACCCACAAGGAGAACGGTTTGAGGGACGTTTACACCCCAGAAGTCCACGACAGGCTAGTTAGGAGAATACACAGGAAGATAGAGAAGAACCGGGACGTTTATGAGAAATATGAGGAACACTTCATTGATGACGCTGAAATCCTCGTCGTCAGCTGGGGCGTAACCGCTCGTCCGGCTCTCGGAGCCGTTCTCAAGGCCAGAGAGGAAGGCATCAAAGTGGGTCTCTTCGTGCCGAAGACAGTCCACCCGTTCCCGGGTGAGAGAATGAGGGAACTAGGAAAGCGCGTTAGGGCTATACTAGTCCCCGAGATGAACCTCGGCCAGATGATTCTTGAAGTTCAGCGCTTCATCAACGACGACGTTCTTCTAAGGGGAATCAACAAGATAGGTGGGGTTCCTTTAACCGTTGGGGAAATCCTTCGCGAGATAAGGGGTGTTGCCCATGCCTGA
- a CDS encoding 2-oxoglutarate ferredoxin oxidoreductase subunit delta: protein MAENANTVVEKNGYLVVGKAEGIVEIDIDTFLCKGCGICVEMCPRKVFEWSKELSEKGVHYPIPVHAEKCVKCKLCELLCPDFAIAVRW from the coding sequence ATGGCGGAAAATGCGAACACCGTTGTCGAAAAGAACGGCTATCTTGTCGTCGGAAAGGCGGAAGGAATCGTTGAGATTGACATTGATACATTTCTATGTAAGGGTTGTGGAATTTGCGTCGAGATGTGCCCGAGAAAGGTCTTTGAGTGGAGCAAGGAGCTCAGTGAAAAGGGCGTTCACTATCCGATACCTGTTCACGCCGAGAAGTGCGTCAAGTGTAAGCTCTGTGAACTTCTCTGCCCGGACTTCGCCATCGCGGTAAGGTGGTGA
- a CDS encoding archaeosine biosynthesis radical SAM protein RaSEA — protein sequence MTYWTSEDNVAGKPGTALFIILPTIGCYRFRIGKACYMCAYPTSAPKTKWSQDAIVDYVRKALKKIEGKKGPFAVRMFTSGSFLDNGELKPETRRKIFEILSKMENVEEIVIESRSELVRYDAVKELAEIVPDKHFEVAIGLETANDDIAEISINKGNTFEDFVRASEITRKAGAKVKTYLLLKPIFLSERDGIRDAKESILKAEPYTDTFSINITDIQKGTLYERLWEKKEYRPPWLWSAVEVLIWAKKRFPDKRILSDPVGAGSPRGPHNCLTDYDRTIGRAIKKFSATQDLSYLKNLEPECREEWSYIVENGLLDWQLLTW from the coding sequence ATGACGTACTGGACAAGCGAGGACAACGTGGCCGGAAAGCCGGGAACGGCGCTCTTCATAATCCTGCCGACGATAGGATGCTACCGCTTTCGAATAGGGAAGGCCTGCTACATGTGTGCCTATCCGACCTCTGCACCTAAGACAAAATGGAGTCAAGATGCGATAGTGGACTACGTCCGCAAGGCCCTCAAAAAAATCGAGGGCAAGAAGGGGCCCTTCGCGGTCAGGATGTTCACCTCAGGTTCCTTCCTCGACAACGGCGAGCTTAAGCCAGAAACCCGAAGGAAAATATTTGAGATTCTCTCAAAGATGGAAAACGTCGAGGAAATCGTCATTGAGAGCAGGAGCGAACTCGTTAGGTACGATGCCGTTAAAGAGCTGGCCGAGATAGTTCCAGACAAGCACTTCGAGGTCGCTATCGGCCTTGAAACGGCGAACGACGATATCGCTGAGATTTCAATCAACAAGGGCAACACCTTTGAGGACTTCGTCAGGGCATCGGAGATAACTCGAAAGGCGGGGGCAAAGGTGAAAACCTACCTCCTGCTCAAGCCAATCTTCCTGAGCGAGAGAGATGGGATAAGGGACGCGAAGGAGAGTATACTCAAAGCTGAGCCCTATACGGATACTTTCTCAATAAACATCACCGACATCCAGAAGGGAACGCTCTACGAGAGACTCTGGGAGAAGAAGGAGTACCGTCCGCCGTGGCTCTGGAGTGCGGTTGAAGTTCTCATATGGGCCAAGAAGCGTTTTCCAGACAAGAGAATCCTCAGCGACCCCGTCGGAGCTGGCTCACCAAGGGGGCCCCATAACTGCCTGACCGACTATGACAGAACTATTGGCAGGGCTATAAAGAAGTTCTCGGCAACGCAGGACCTCAGTTACCTTAAAAACCTCGAACCGGAGTGCAGGGAGGAGTGGAGCTACATCGTCGAGAACGGCCTCCTCGACTGGCAACTTTTGACTTGGTAA
- the surE gene encoding 5'/3'-nucleotidase SurE, translating into MRILLTNDDGIYSNGLRAAVKALSELGEVYVVAPLFQRSASGRAMTLHRPIRAKRVNVPGAKVAYGIDGTPTDCVIFAIARFGKFNLAVSGINLGENLSTEITVSGTASAAIEASTHGIPSIAISLEVEWKKTLSEGEGIDFSVSAHFLKRIAQAILERGLPSGVDMLNVNVPSDATERTEIAITRLARKRYCPTIEERIDPRGHPYYWIVGRRKTEFEPGTDAYALKVERKVSVTPINIDMTARVDFDLVRETLGGQ; encoded by the coding sequence ATGAGAATCCTCCTAACGAATGACGACGGCATCTACTCCAACGGCCTGCGCGCAGCTGTAAAGGCCCTGAGCGAGCTCGGCGAGGTTTATGTCGTTGCGCCACTCTTCCAGAGGAGTGCAAGCGGAAGGGCTATGACCCTTCACCGGCCGATACGGGCAAAGCGTGTGAACGTTCCGGGGGCAAAGGTAGCTTACGGCATAGACGGGACTCCAACAGACTGCGTTATCTTTGCTATAGCGCGCTTTGGGAAGTTTAACTTGGCTGTCAGCGGGATAAACCTCGGAGAAAACCTGAGCACAGAAATAACGGTCTCAGGGACTGCTTCAGCCGCCATAGAAGCCTCTACCCACGGAATCCCGAGTATAGCAATAAGCCTTGAAGTTGAATGGAAGAAGACCCTCAGCGAGGGGGAGGGAATAGACTTCTCGGTTTCGGCCCATTTTCTCAAGAGGATAGCCCAAGCGATACTTGAGAGGGGTCTTCCCTCCGGGGTGGACATGCTCAACGTTAACGTTCCGAGCGATGCAACGGAGAGGACCGAGATAGCCATAACGAGGCTCGCAAGAAAGCGATACTGCCCGACCATAGAGGAGAGGATTGACCCGAGGGGACATCCTTACTACTGGATTGTGGGGAGAAGAAAGACTGAATTCGAGCCGGGAACCGATGCCTACGCCCTGAAAGTGGAGAGAAAGGTCAGTGTAACACCGATAAACATAGACATGACGGCGAGGGTGGATTTTGACTTGGTTAGGGAAACCTTAGGAGGGCAGTGA
- the ftsY gene encoding signal recognition particle-docking protein FtsY, which translates to MFGKLREKLRKFTRQVEEKIEKEEKEVEKKVETEKKPGIIERLLQVEIKEKDVEDALDELELELLEADVALETVEVLREKIKEKLVGKKVRIGTNKAELIENALREVILEILTPEKKLDLLEMIRSKEEKPFVIVFVGFNGSGKTTTIAKLAHWLKKNGLSVVVAASDTFRAGAIEQLEEHAKRVGVKVIKHDYGADPAAVAYDAIQHAKARGVDVVLVDTAGRNELNRNLMDEMKKIVRVTKPDLVIFVGDSLSGNAVVEQAKQFNEAVKIDGVILTKLDADARGGAALSISHAIGAPILFVGVGQGYDDLKLFDEKWFVERIFGEE; encoded by the coding sequence ATGTTCGGAAAGCTCAGGGAAAAGCTCAGGAAGTTCACCAGACAGGTCGAAGAGAAGATTGAGAAAGAGGAGAAAGAGGTCGAGAAGAAAGTTGAAACTGAGAAAAAGCCGGGTATCATTGAGAGGCTTCTCCAAGTTGAGATTAAGGAGAAAGACGTTGAAGATGCCCTGGATGAGCTTGAGCTTGAACTCCTTGAGGCAGATGTTGCCCTTGAGACCGTTGAAGTACTCAGGGAGAAAATCAAAGAAAAGCTTGTTGGAAAGAAGGTTCGCATCGGCACTAACAAGGCCGAGCTTATAGAAAACGCCCTCAGGGAAGTGATACTTGAAATTCTAACTCCCGAGAAAAAGCTCGACCTCTTGGAGATGATTCGCTCTAAAGAGGAGAAGCCCTTTGTTATAGTCTTTGTCGGTTTCAACGGCTCGGGGAAGACAACGACAATAGCAAAGCTCGCCCACTGGCTGAAGAAGAACGGGTTAAGCGTTGTCGTAGCGGCAAGCGACACCTTCAGGGCTGGAGCCATAGAACAGCTGGAAGAGCACGCGAAGCGCGTCGGTGTTAAGGTCATCAAGCACGACTACGGGGCCGACCCGGCGGCGGTAGCCTACGATGCCATACAGCACGCGAAGGCGAGGGGCGTTGATGTGGTCCTCGTTGATACCGCCGGGAGGAACGAGCTCAACAGGAACCTCATGGACGAGATGAAGAAGATAGTCCGCGTCACGAAGCCTGACCTAGTTATCTTTGTTGGTGACAGTCTGAGCGGAAACGCGGTTGTTGAGCAGGCCAAGCAGTTCAATGAAGCTGTTAAGATAGACGGAGTGATTTTGACGAAGCTCGATGCAGACGCCAGAGGTGGGGCTGCCCTGAGCATAAGCCACGCCATCGGTGCGCCGATACTCTTCGTTGGCGTCGGACAGGGCTACGATGATTTGAAGCTCTTCGACGAGAAGTGGTTCGTGGAGAGGATTTTCGGGGAAGAGTGA
- a CDS encoding BMP family protein: protein MRKLFGLLLVGLMALSVVASGCISGGGTSTGTATNVPTKINILYTYTGSFGDPAKGKQAAQAQLQQGAWVIYQVAGGTGLGVFEAVGDYLKAHNKKMGPPFAIGVDSAQDWIKPGVIIASMMKRVDVGVYNAVKQAEENQFRGGVVELGLKEGGVKLSTIEDVKAMFDSLPPDVREKKLKDLGFENEDQLIQFLEQTRKEVPDWIWQAVDQLQKQIINGQIIVPKATSKDQIELLRKAQNWTVMEQYAKEWAAKEPKPETYFNKTLNERKNTKKIAIVYDVGGRGDLSFNDMAYMGAERAVKEFGLQLTEIQSNSENDYLPNLRSLAKTGEYDIIIAVGFMMTNAVKQVAKEYPKQRFVLIDGYDPNMPHNVQMVLFKENEGSALAGALAALIALNDHKDTIGIVLGMEIPVLYKFEGGYRFGAYWALDYYKNHKQ from the coding sequence ATGCGAAAGCTATTCGGTTTGTTGTTGGTGGGCCTTATGGCCCTTAGCGTCGTGGCCAGCGGCTGTATCAGCGGTGGTGGAACTTCGACAGGAACTGCAACCAACGTGCCCACAAAGATAAACATCCTCTACACCTACACCGGTTCCTTCGGTGACCCCGCTAAGGGTAAGCAGGCCGCGCAGGCCCAGCTTCAGCAGGGTGCCTGGGTCATCTACCAGGTCGCAGGCGGAACTGGTCTCGGTGTCTTCGAGGCTGTCGGCGACTACTTGAAGGCTCACAACAAGAAGATGGGCCCACCGTTTGCAATAGGCGTTGACTCTGCCCAGGACTGGATTAAGCCCGGTGTTATAATAGCGAGCATGATGAAGCGCGTTGACGTCGGTGTTTACAACGCCGTCAAGCAGGCTGAGGAGAATCAGTTCAGAGGCGGTGTTGTCGAGCTCGGCCTTAAGGAGGGCGGCGTTAAGCTCTCAACGATAGAGGACGTTAAAGCAATGTTCGACTCCCTCCCGCCCGATGTAAGGGAGAAGAAGCTCAAAGACCTCGGATTTGAGAACGAGGACCAGCTCATCCAGTTCCTCGAGCAGACCAGGAAGGAGGTTCCGGACTGGATTTGGCAGGCGGTTGACCAGCTCCAGAAGCAGATAATCAACGGCCAGATAATCGTCCCGAAGGCGACCTCCAAGGACCAGATTGAGCTCCTCAGGAAAGCCCAGAACTGGACTGTTATGGAGCAGTACGCCAAGGAGTGGGCCGCCAAGGAGCCAAAGCCAGAAACCTACTTCAACAAGACCCTCAACGAGAGGAAGAACACCAAGAAGATAGCCATCGTCTACGACGTCGGCGGCAGGGGTGACCTGAGCTTCAACGACATGGCCTACATGGGCGCCGAGAGGGCCGTTAAGGAGTTCGGCCTTCAGCTCACCGAGATTCAGAGCAACAGCGAGAACGACTACCTCCCGAACCTCAGGAGCCTCGCCAAGACCGGGGAGTACGATATAATAATTGCCGTCGGATTTATGATGACCAACGCTGTCAAGCAGGTCGCCAAGGAGTATCCAAAGCAGAGGTTCGTCCTCATTGACGGTTACGACCCCAACATGCCACACAACGTCCAGATGGTCCTCTTCAAGGAGAACGAGGGTTCAGCCCTTGCAGGCGCTCTCGCGGCCCTTATAGCACTCAACGACCACAAGGACACAATAGGCATCGTCCTCGGTATGGAGATTCCGGTTCTCTATAAGTTTGAGGGTGGCTATCGCTTCGGTGCCTACTGGGCCCTCGACTACTACAAGAACCACAAGCAGTGA
- a CDS encoding ABC transporter ATP-binding protein produces the protein MEEQTPVLEMRDIVKVYPDGTKALKGVTIKVYEGEILGLLGENGAGKTTLMKILFGMLKPTKGKIFLRGKEVRFKSPADAIANGIGMVHQHFTLVEVFNALENIILGMEGHGLLSKIDVESARKKLQKLMGELNFQVPLDVPVENLPVGIQQRIEILKMLYRDVNILILDEPTAVLTPIEVRELFAVLKKLKEQGKTIIFISHKLNEVMEITDRVTVIRKGEVVGTVKTSEATPQLLARMMVGRDVVLRIEKPPKEPGDVVFRVENLWVKGDRGEEAVRGLTFEVHAGEIFGIAGVEGNGQSELIEAIAGLRKIEKGKVYLKDVDITGKKPRELYDMGMAHIPEDRTHMGLILEMTVTENSILGMHWRKEFSKGFLLDWNRAEEHAKRLIEEFEVSAPGTKAPVKSLSGGNQQKLIVAREVSKRPEFIIAAQPTRGVDVASTEYIRNYLVKLRNEDKAVLLVSADLDEVLQLSDRMAIMYEGQFMGIVKPNEVTEEQIGLMMGGVKVELQK, from the coding sequence ATGGAGGAGCAAACTCCAGTGCTCGAGATGAGAGACATTGTTAAGGTTTATCCTGACGGCACAAAGGCCCTCAAAGGGGTCACCATCAAAGTTTACGAGGGCGAAATACTCGGCCTTCTCGGCGAGAACGGTGCCGGAAAAACAACCCTCATGAAAATCCTCTTCGGAATGCTCAAACCGACAAAGGGCAAAATCTTTCTTAGGGGAAAGGAAGTTCGCTTTAAGAGTCCAGCCGATGCTATAGCGAATGGCATTGGAATGGTACACCAGCATTTCACCCTCGTTGAGGTCTTCAACGCCCTTGAGAACATCATTCTCGGAATGGAAGGTCATGGCTTGCTCTCGAAGATTGACGTTGAAAGTGCGAGAAAGAAGCTCCAGAAGCTCATGGGCGAGCTGAACTTTCAGGTTCCGCTGGACGTTCCAGTTGAAAACCTTCCCGTCGGAATCCAGCAGAGAATTGAAATTTTAAAGATGCTATATCGTGATGTTAATATTCTGATTCTCGACGAACCTACGGCGGTTCTTACCCCAATAGAGGTCAGGGAACTCTTTGCAGTCTTGAAAAAGCTCAAAGAACAGGGAAAGACGATAATCTTCATCAGTCACAAGCTCAACGAAGTTATGGAGATAACGGACAGAGTTACGGTCATAAGGAAAGGAGAAGTCGTCGGAACCGTCAAGACTAGCGAGGCAACACCCCAACTCCTCGCGAGGATGATGGTGGGAAGGGACGTCGTTCTTAGAATTGAAAAGCCCCCAAAAGAGCCGGGGGATGTTGTGTTTAGAGTTGAGAATCTCTGGGTGAAAGGGGACAGGGGCGAGGAAGCCGTTAGGGGACTTACCTTTGAGGTTCACGCTGGAGAGATTTTTGGTATAGCCGGTGTTGAGGGCAACGGTCAGAGCGAGCTGATAGAAGCCATAGCAGGATTGAGAAAGATAGAAAAAGGCAAGGTTTACCTCAAGGACGTTGACATCACCGGCAAAAAACCCAGAGAGCTCTACGACATGGGAATGGCCCACATTCCAGAGGATAGAACCCACATGGGATTAATTCTAGAAATGACAGTAACTGAGAACTCCATCCTTGGAATGCACTGGAGGAAGGAGTTCTCGAAAGGTTTTCTACTCGACTGGAATAGGGCAGAAGAACACGCGAAAAGACTAATTGAGGAGTTTGAAGTCAGCGCTCCGGGAACCAAGGCACCCGTTAAAAGCCTGAGCGGCGGAAACCAGCAGAAGCTCATCGTCGCTAGGGAAGTCAGCAAAAGGCCGGAGTTCATAATAGCGGCACAGCCAACGCGTGGTGTTGACGTTGCCTCGACGGAGTACATAAGAAACTACTTAGTTAAGCTGAGAAACGAGGACAAAGCAGTTCTTCTTGTCTCTGCGGACCTCGATGAGGTTCTCCAGCTCAGTGACAGAATGGCCATAATGTACGAAGGCCAGTTCATGGGCATAGTGAAACCCAATGAAGTTACTGAAGAACAGATTGGACTCATGATGGGAGGTGTTAAAGTTGAGCTTCAAAAATGA
- a CDS encoding ABC transporter permease codes for MSFKNELRGYAKPVAESVLAILIGAFAGALVLWFSGYSAGSAYYWLIKGSLGSIDGIAETLSKSAPLILTAITFAIGARTGLFNIGAEGTVYFGAIAAIIVTQHLQNPIAGLLAGLLIGALWALPAAVLKVYRGVHEVISTIMFNWIAFFLVSWLAVSVYYNPKDPNSTLPVPSSARLPLLVKNTSLSWAFIIAIITAVIVFIVMWHTKLGYELRTSGQNPRAAEYGGINPRRSAIWSFVIGGMTAGLAGAGIVMGTPPSYAITQGLANVYGYGFDGIGVSLVGRNHPLGIIFAGILFGALSAGATAMQQYAHVPLEMVKVIEGIIIIAVAVPGLLDIFTKLFRRGKA; via the coding sequence TTGAGCTTCAAAAATGAGCTCAGAGGATACGCAAAGCCCGTCGCTGAAAGCGTTCTAGCCATACTCATCGGCGCGTTTGCTGGAGCCCTCGTCCTCTGGTTCAGTGGCTATAGTGCAGGTTCCGCTTATTACTGGCTTATAAAAGGTTCACTGGGCTCAATAGATGGCATTGCGGAAACGCTGAGCAAATCGGCCCCGCTAATCCTAACGGCGATAACTTTCGCGATAGGGGCTAGAACCGGACTCTTCAACATCGGTGCCGAGGGAACCGTTTACTTCGGTGCGATAGCGGCGATAATCGTTACCCAGCACCTTCAGAACCCGATAGCGGGCCTCCTCGCGGGCCTTCTCATTGGGGCTCTGTGGGCCCTTCCAGCGGCGGTTCTTAAGGTCTACCGTGGGGTTCACGAAGTTATATCAACGATAATGTTCAACTGGATTGCATTCTTCCTCGTCAGCTGGCTGGCCGTCAGCGTTTACTACAACCCAAAGGACCCCAACAGTACACTTCCAGTTCCTTCCTCAGCCAGACTCCCGCTTCTCGTAAAAAACACCAGCCTTTCGTGGGCGTTTATAATCGCGATAATAACCGCGGTGATTGTCTTTATAGTGATGTGGCACACTAAACTCGGTTATGAACTCAGAACCAGTGGTCAGAACCCAAGGGCGGCGGAATATGGTGGAATAAATCCCAGGCGCTCAGCAATCTGGTCCTTTGTCATTGGAGGAATGACTGCGGGATTAGCTGGTGCGGGGATAGTGATGGGCACGCCCCCGAGCTACGCCATAACTCAGGGACTGGCCAACGTCTACGGCTACGGTTTCGACGGAATAGGTGTTTCCCTCGTCGGAAGGAATCATCCCCTCGGCATAATTTTTGCTGGGATACTCTTCGGAGCGCTAAGTGCGGGAGCGACGGCAATGCAACAGTACGCCCATGTTCCCCTTGAGATGGTCAAGGTCATTGAGGGTATCATAATCATAGCCGTTGCTGTTCCTGGTCTGCTCGACATATTCACAAAGCTCTTCAGGAGGGGGAAGGCATGA
- a CDS encoding ABC transporter permease codes for MNETMVISLLLGSLAAMVPIALTSIGAVISERAGVVNIGYEGILMFGAFFGAIFAELAGNGWIGLLGGAFIGLLFGVLHGVLTVYLKGDHVIPGIGINLLGYGGVAFGIRAYWGTAGQHQVPSNAQISPLWMDAFGNSLSPLVPITIVVAIIAWWVLFKTPFGLRIRAVGENPEAADALGINVELYRFTAVLIASALAGVAGAYLSVDWLGTVTKTIAAGRGFIALANMVFSGWNPLIALGGAFLFGFFDNFAIYIQNNPWLAGTIPWQFIATLPYVVTLIVVAGIIGRARPPKWDGRPYKRE; via the coding sequence ATGAACGAGACAATGGTAATCAGCCTTCTCCTAGGGTCACTCGCGGCGATGGTTCCGATAGCCCTGACGAGTATAGGGGCAGTGATAAGCGAGAGGGCCGGTGTCGTCAACATAGGCTACGAGGGAATTCTGATGTTCGGAGCGTTCTTCGGGGCAATCTTTGCAGAGTTAGCCGGCAACGGCTGGATTGGCCTTCTTGGTGGTGCCTTTATTGGGCTCCTCTTTGGTGTCCTCCACGGTGTCTTGACGGTTTACCTGAAGGGCGACCACGTGATTCCCGGTATAGGTATTAACCTCCTCGGCTACGGTGGGGTGGCCTTTGGAATAAGGGCCTACTGGGGAACTGCCGGCCAGCACCAAGTTCCAAGTAACGCCCAGATTAGCCCGCTGTGGATGGACGCCTTCGGAAACTCCCTGAGCCCCCTAGTGCCAATAACGATAGTGGTCGCGATAATAGCCTGGTGGGTACTGTTCAAGACGCCATTCGGGCTGAGAATAAGGGCTGTCGGTGAGAACCCCGAAGCGGCCGATGCCCTCGGAATAAACGTCGAGCTTTACCGCTTCACTGCAGTTTTAATAGCAAGCGCGTTGGCAGGTGTTGCAGGAGCTTACCTCAGCGTTGACTGGCTGGGAACTGTGACAAAGACTATAGCCGCTGGAAGGGGTTTCATAGCGTTAGCTAACATGGTATTCAGTGGCTGGAATCCACTGATAGCCCTCGGAGGAGCGTTCCTCTTTGGATTCTTCGACAACTTCGCCATCTACATCCAGAACAACCCATGGCTTGCAGGAACGATACCCTGGCAGTTCATAGCGACCTTGCCATATGTAGTGACGCTGATAGTAGTTGCGGGGATAATAGGGAGAGCCAGGCCACCAAAGTGGGACGGAAGGCCCTACAAGCGCGAGTGA